One genomic region from Magallana gigas chromosome 3, xbMagGiga1.1, whole genome shotgun sequence encodes:
- the LOC105327120 gene encoding aspartate--tRNA ligase, mitochondrial, whose amino-acid sequence MSTRCFCRSLQKLFLRGQATRVVRLCNSLVISDEKRQCTPVFLQSRNFTNESKGVNNFSQRSHSCGEFRPSHIGEEVKICGWVQYKRLMFLIVRDWSGTVQVLLPESMLGVLKDLPFESVVEITGTVHARKDGEINQEMETGEIEIQAKSIKVLNFCQEKLPINLNVNADETNEMQRMKYRYLDLRSEQLQFNLRLRSVMVMKMREFLHSYGFVDVDTPTLFRRTPGGAREFLVPSNYPGRFYSLPQSPQQFKQLLMVGGMDRYFQIAKCYRDEGSKPDRQPEFTQVDIELSFTTQEDVRNLIENMILQSWPSFKEQITLPFPSMTYHEAMVQYGCDKPDTRYNMKLHTVDDLMLDCGIQKIEDNMKRAGAHCVALVVPQGSMFSRKEIENLHIDQKFIFVKIGKSGEFKANTNKFKSNTMQRLSSELKVQEGDLMIIVCGEGYVPYEVSGKIRTKAASLLEAKGVKFIPDNQFNFLWIVDFPLFLPAESGEGLESAHHPFTAPHPEDEKYLKTDPLEIRSQHYDLVLNGAEIGGGSIRIHDADTQRYVFENILQEDAGQLQHLIDALSYGCPPHGGIALGLERMLAVICGANSIRDVIAFPKTVEGRDSMSGAPTEISEDELAKYHIQVAPRKTTEE is encoded by the exons ATGTCAACTCGGTGTTTCTGTAGatcacttcaaaaattatttttgagagGACAAGCAACAAGAGTAGTTCGGCTCTGCAATTCTCTGGTCATTAGCGATGAAAAGCGACAATGTACACCGGTATTCTTGCAAAgtagaaattttacaaatgaatccaaag GTGTCAATAACTTCAGCCAGCGGTCTCATAGCTGTGGAGAGTTCCGTCCCTCACACATTGGGGAAGAGGTCAAGATCTGTGGGTGGGTGCAATACAAGAGACTGATGTTTCTGATTGTCAGAGACTGGTCAGGAACTGTACAAGTTCTGCTGCCCGAGAGCATG cTAGGAGTTTTAAAAGACCTTCCATTTGAATCTGTTGTTGAAATTACGGGAACTGTTCATGCTAGAAAGGATGGTGAAATCAATCag GAAATGGAAACAGGAGAGATAGAAATTCAGGCAAAGAGCATCAAAGTTCTAAACTTTTGTCAGGAGAAGCTTCCAATTAATTTGAATGTTAAT GCTGATGAGACGAATGAGATGCAAAGGATGAAATATCGGTATTTAGACCTTAGAAGTGAACAGCTGCAGTTTAACCTCCGTCTCCGTTCTGTGATGGTCATGAAGATGCGAGAGTTTCTGCATAGTTACG GTTTTGTGGATGTGGACACACCAACACTATTTAGAAGAACTCCAGGG GGTGCAAGAGAGTTCCTTGTCCCCAGTAACTACCCAGGCAGGTTTTATTCCCTGCCACAGAGTCCTCAGCAG TTTAAGCAGTTGCTGATGGTTGGAGGTATGGACAGATATTTTCAAATTGCCAAGTGTTACAGAGATGAGGGCAGCAAGCCAGATAGACAACCTGAATTCACAcag GTTGATATAGAACTGTCATTCACTACACAAGAAGATGTCAGGAATCTGATAGAAAACATGATCCTGCAGAGCTGGCCAAGCTTCAAAGAGCAGATAACTCTACCCTTCCCCTCCATGACATATCATGAAGCTATGGTACAATATGGCTGCGACAAACCAGACACTAGATACAACATGAAG CTTCACACAGTGGATGATTTGATGTTAGATTGTGGAATACAGAAAATAGAGGACAACATGAAGAGGGCGGGGGCCCATTGTGTGGCCCTGGTTGTCCCCCAAGGATCG ATGTTTTCAAGAAAGGAGATAGAGAATTTGCACATAGACCag aaattcatatttgtaaaaattgGAAAGTCTGGGGAATTCAAAGCCAACACTAACAAATTCAAAAGCAACACCATGCAGAGACTGTCGTCAGAGTTAAAAGTTCAGGAAGGGGATCTGATGATTATTGTTTGTGGAGAGGGTTACGTCCCT tATGAAGTGAGTGGAAAGATTCGAACCAAAGCAGCATCATTATTAGAGGCAAAAG GTGTGAAATTTATTCCTGACAACCAGTTTAACTTTTTGTGGATAGTAGATTTTCCATTGTTTTTACCAGCAGAATCAGGAG AGGGACTAGAATCTGCGCATCATCCATTCACTGCACCGCATCCAGAGGATGAAAAATATCTCAAAACAGATCCACTGGAG ataagAAGTCAGCACTATGACCTGGTGCTGAATGGAGCAGAAATTGGCGGCGGCTCCATTCGTATACATGATGCCGACACCCAGCGCTATGTCTTTGAAAATATCTTACAG GAGGATGCAGGACAGTTACAACATCTGATTGATGCTCTGAGTTATGGCTGCCCTCCCCATGGAGGTATAGCACTAG GTCTGGAGAGGATGCTGGCGGTGATCTGTGGAGCCAACAGTATCCGCGATGTCATAGCCTTCCCCAAGACCGTGGAGGGCAGAGATTCCATGAGTGGCGCCCCCACAGAAATCTCCGAGGACGAACTGGCCAAATATCACATCCAAGTTGCTCCCCGTAAAACCACAGAGGAATAA
- the LOC105327119 gene encoding required for meiotic nuclear division protein 1 homolog, with amino-acid sequence MLLPKLFSRFSSYMLNTTRKQRNTSVLLTQCLYKYGSFTTVNSFSSQVTAAGKRNVYIFSQRTFHDSSKVLKLLGTTRPLNPPGKVRRNRRRSGSQSGVKLQVTAYQTSKEDFDFDLLERNLESQNLYKVSDIPPDMEDVLHCTPIYPVEEHQKEIFFTKQGSVVFWDVPERERHEVLQFLKNLDPENAFDDKFIEDESESMMVTLSDKETCILDSNTINMNKEVYCQQQGQLEKYACSNALMQSLHLSAMEKLLEDFIDDTEHLSMDLKAGRRIRIRHREVQQHLGKLFEFRKNLNLCSDLLDTPDFYWDRDDLEKLYLEICRLMQTKYRTKVMNEKLNYCIELMELLNNKFTDARHTKLEWMIIVLIMIEVVFEVVHLYRNDYDWFVGIMNSKKTADK; translated from the exons ATGTTGCTACCAAAACTGTTCAGTCGGTTTTCCTCTTATATGCTGAACACCACAAGAAAACAGAGAAACACATCTGTTCTGTTAACTCAGTGTTTATACAAATATGGTTCATTTACAACAGTGAATTCATTCAGCAGTCAAGTTACTGCAGCCGGAAAAAGAAATGTATACATATTCTCCCAAAGAACATTTCATGATTCctcaaaagttttaaaattattaggAACCACACGGCCCTTAAATCCGCCTGGTAAAGTCAGGAGAAATAGAAGAAGGTCTGGCTCACAG agtggGGTCAAACTGCAAGTAACAGCATATCAAACATCAAAGGAGGACTTTGATTTTGACCTGTTGGAGCGGAATTTGGAAAGTCAGAATCTTTATAAGGTTTCTGACATCCCACCAG ATATGGAGGATGTTTTACATTGCACACCAATTTATCCTGTAGAGGAGCAtcagaaagaaatatttttcactaa ACAGGGATCAGTTGTTTTCTGGGATGTCCCTGAAAGAGAG AGACATGAGGTGTTACAGTTCTTGAAAAATTTGGATCCTGAGAATGCGTTTGATGATAAATTCATTGAAGACGAATCTGAAAGCATGATGGTAACATTAAG TGATAAGGAAACATGTATCCTGGACAGCAATACCATAAACATGAACAAAGAGGTTTACTGTCAGCAGCAGGGACAGCTGGAGAAGTATGCTTGCTCCAATGCCCTGATGCAATCTT TACACTTATCAGCAATGGAAAAACTGTTGGAGGATTTTATTGATGACACAGAACATCTCTCAATG GACTTGAAAGCTGGTAGACGGATTCGGATCAGACACAGAGAAGTTCAGCAACATCTTGgcaaattatttgaattcag gaaaaatttgaatttgtgcTCTGACCTGCTGGATACCCCTGATTTTTACTGGGATCGGGATGATTTAGAAAAACTGTACCTGGAAATTTGTAGATTAATGCAGACCAAATACAGGACCAAG GTAATGAACGAGAAGCTGAACTACTGCATTGAGCTGATGGAGCTGCTGAATAACAAGTTCACTGATGCCAGACACACCAAGCTGGAGTGGATGATCATTGTGCTCATCATGATAGAG GTGGTTTTTGAAGTGGTGCACTTGTATAGGAATGACTATGACTGGTTTGTTGGGATTATGAATTCCAAGAAGACTGCTGACAAATGA